The window TGAGATAAGGAAATTCCAAGGATGTGCTTTCATAGTTAtcgttatacaaattccaactacaacacCCTAGCACAATTCGTATATCACTAGAACGAGGCACAAATATATTGTTCATGCGGCACAAAGTGGATTACAGACACTAGGGGAGTCAACCCTAGATTATTAACtgctaaaagctcctaagactcAGAATGTCCTcgctctcaattaacagtgtcgttttaagggaagctaattgtaacGTCAACTAAGCTCTTCTAACTCGCAAAcgtcctctcacgattatgttgCAAGCCAATAGATCATCACAGAATGTGTTACTCAAACGTGAAGCAATTATCCAACACTTAGAATAGAAGTAAAGTAATGAACAAAacgaattttaaataaattggaattgtataaccaaagttgttactaacacatccctagaattttattaatttagttacacatgattaaataatctaaaaacatagtttgtagggaaaaataagaaaacataagaactaaaaTGATAGAACTCAAAGGTTGAATCTTGCAGCattgatcttctcttgaatCCTTCTTCAAACTGCTCCTGATATTGATGAACAATGGAAAAACTCTCAAATATTCTCTCTGGAAATTATGCAACAAAAGATCATTCAATTGATAAAGCTtgagggggtatttatagctTTTAATTTCGGGCCCCTTAATTTGGTAAATATTCAGCACAGAATGGTAAATCTTAGAGATAAAGTATGTCAATTCTGTGCGCTGCGTTTGTTCAGCGGTCGCTGCAAATTGTTCTGTTGCTTTTGTCTCTTGATCAGCGGTCGCTACACTTGTTTCAGCTATCACTGGCGATCATCCCGTAGCTACTAGATCTCCTGGAGCGGTCGTTGCGCACAACCCAACCCAGCGGTCACTGGGCGTGTTCCTCTTTTCAGCCCAATTTTTTCGAAGTGGACCGCTACTTGTTCAGCGGTCGTCGGCTGAGTTGCAGCGGCCCGCTGGACGGATCAAATACTCCAGATTTCCATCTTCGACTTTTTGCTATCTTTTTAGGTtatattttgcacatttctcacaaaacacatcaaagtactataatagataaaaatatgtaattaatggacatgtaatgcaactttgacaaaaaaatggaccaaataatggtcttaaaacagtgcaaaatccgagcgtatcaaccccatattccactaattcattcatactcacattttataataaaactaatgcATACAAATAGGAtccacatgccactaactttttcaatccactttcggttacatttcttaaattccgtgccgggtcaaatggtgccaaattattagggacggatggagcagtataattatatactccctccgtccacaaaaaatagacaaagttgtaaacggcacgagttttaatgtgaaattgttaaagtaagagagagaggaaaaaaatgtggtagaagtagtgttagttgTGGGGTCTACATTTAGAATGATGTGTACAGTTAGTATTGGTCTAAagctttccatttttaaaattagtctaattttggtgATGAGTATTGGTCTAAagctttccatttttagaattagtctaattttggtgaacggcccaaaatgacaaaactagtactccctccgtctcattgaagatgaccgattttcctttttggtttgtctcaACCAAGAtaactcattactaaaaatggaaacacatttatctctactctattgcatctctcttactttactctctccacttccCACAGAAAATATAGTTGCATAAATTTCGTACCGCCCAAGGAAGGAGTCATTTTCCTTGGGATGAAGgggtatatttttttgtgggcagagggagtataaaatttattatttattagatataaaattacacaacttagaaaatttaaatacatttaaaatactatgaaaatattacAACCTACACATAAAACTAATCATTAGAAAACTTAACAACACTGAAAATCAAGCACACAAATACCTAAATGGGAGAATTATTAGAAAATCTAACAAGGTCTTACAAAGAGAACAGAAAATTAGACACATACATACTTGTTTTTCTTatgtaatttgattatataaatGATCACCAacgaaaaaattattttattaactgtATATATccgaaaaataatttagattttCCTTGAAAGAATGTCGTGACTCTAAGGGTGAAAAGACACTAGTGCTCCCCTGCCAATTTAAGCACCTCTTATCCCATTTCACTATTAATTCTTTTAAAggagatatttttatacagatttgacataaaaaaaattaagaagtggcatagaaaaaaatcaagtGCTTATGTGTGAAATTGTGCCTGCGTGTGCATGTGCATGTGCTTGTGCTTGTGTGTGCGTATTAGTGCTTATGTGTGTATATTACTTGGTAAACCATCTCCCCTAATTTCATTCATGAATTCTAAACTGCAGTTTATACTAAACAAATTTCATTCATGAATTCTAAACTGCAGTTTGTACTAAACACTGCAACCAATTGACGTGCTAATTAATAAAGTTGGTGCCATGAacatcaaaattgaaatgctAATAAGTTGAAAAGGGAACTCACAAAATGGTATGAATTGCCAAGTGATAGATCGAACGCACCATATTTTCTGAGTTGTTAGTAtcttctcactctctctctctctctgaagaagaagagaagcaACGATGTTTGCCAATACACGACGTCGTTCCgccttttattatttatagaatctattttgaaatattatttggGAGTTTTCTCcgcataaatttaattgaaactgCAGTTTGTATTAAACGCAATAAAGGGGCACCAACTGCAACCAATTGAGGTGCTATTCAGGGCGATAACTAACAGAGACACGCTTTTGGATGGCCGTCCTGCAAGAAGGGCAGTCTGTCATCCCTCGCTTCTCATGGATCACATTGCACTTAGCGCAAAGAACCTGATGTGCACACGGGATGAAAACCACAGCGATCTCGTTTGACAAGCACATGACGCTCTCCCTCTCTGGTTTCACATCTGGAGCCTCATTGAAGTTGCCCTGAAAGACTGCCAACCTTTCCGTTGCATTAGGAAGCCGTGATCCCGATCCCGGGAAGCCCATGTTGAATGCTGCTATCATCGGCTTTTCAGACTCAAGACTAAGCTCCATGACCATTTTCTGAAGCCTCTTGATGTCTTCTGTGCATTTCTGCATCTCCTTTTCGGCTGCTTGCTTTATGCTTTCAGCTTCTATTTTTATCGCAGCCTCTTCTTCCTCTAGTCTCCTCCTCAAGGaatcaattttcttttggGTTATTGTGTTCTCCATCTCCTCCTGCTTCCACAAAGCCTAAAATGGTAGAAAGGTACAAACTTGTGTACATCAATCCCGgattatgatttattaatgtcaacacaaacacaaagacataagtaTTGTGAGTGTGTGTGCATGTGCGTGTGCGTGCTCTGTGTGCATAGTTTGTAAACTGAACTTACTCTAATTCCATCAGAGGCAATATTTTATACACTGCTAAACTAATTGatacaaagagaaaaaaaaaacaatttatgcCATACCTTGAACTGATCCTTGCGGCCTCTAGCTTTTTCTAGTCGATTGTTGAGTGCAGTTATTTGGTGTTTGAGATCTGTGAGTTGGTCTTGGATGATGGCCCTTTCTGCATCCAATGACTGCATTTCCCTAAGGGTCCCCTGCTCTCTTTCCGTAGCGGAATGCAAGTTAGTAGCCACCCTCATCGCCTGCAACTTAGCGGCTTCCATATCATTCATCAACAGATCATCTCCTCCTTTAGGCGAGCGATAGTGCAGTTATCCACCTGAATCTGACCAGTAGCATTGGTCATGGCGTACTCCATTTCCGACAGCTGCTTTATGGTACTATCCACCAAAGCTTGTTTTTCCTCCTTcaatttctccttctcttctttcttttgcATAAACATTTTCAACTCTGCCCGGTCCTTCCCAAGCCTCTGTGCAGCTTGCATGACCTTCTCGTTAGCCCACTCAGTCCATCCTTGGATCTCCTTCTCTATCTTGCACTTGTGGGGGACTAGTATCCGAATGGCTTCATCTTTAATATCTTCAATGATGCACTCCTGCATAGTTTCATCGAACCGGATTGAAGAGAAATAATCCTTAGCCTGGGGAAGTGTTTGGCTGTCTCCAGAAGCTTCCTGGCTACAAGAACCACGCACAGTGCCTCGATCCGCTACACATGCATGCACGAGGCTCAAATCACTAATTAATAGGCGCCACATCGCTTCTGATGCGCTCAAGGAAGGCCTAACCTCTCGAAGCACACAAATCATCTCCAGTAATGTGTAGTCTACTAGGCTCTGCAACCTCTCAAATACAGGAAACTTCATTGCAATACTCATCTCCCTTTCCCTCTTTAGTATAGTCAAAGCACTGTCGACAACATTGAATGCAATGTCTTTACTACCTTTGAAGAGGCTGCTATATAAAATGGCCCTCTCAGCAACTTCTTTAGTGTACCCACTTTCAACAATCTTCTTCACTGAACTGCACAATATCGCACTTAAATGTTTTGTCAATAGTTCCTCAATATGACAGGCCACGGGATTATCCCAGTCGAACCCTCGGAGTTCTTTGTCGTGCTTCTTAATAGTGTCTTTTGACCACTCCATTATGGAACCcaattaatttgtgaaatcAGATACAGATTCCTTCTATTTCCTTAATACAGCCAAAGAAGCAATTGATGCTTCAGCGACAAATCAGATACAAATTTCCTTCAATTTCTACCCTTCTGCTTAACAAAAGATCTGAGACTCCGCCACTGCACAATCACCACTACTGTCAATGCCACTTCAATTTCGACTCGTGTGTCTTACTCACACGACAAGTTCCGCCAGCTCCGATACCTTAAAGTTTCCTGCCATAAATGGTCATTGTAATATCAGTAATAGGAGCTTATGACATATAAAAGGAAGTTTATTGTAAAAAAAGGTATTCGATTTCATCCATGAAGCAAATTCCAATCTATCTTGATcaatagagaaaatattatggaTAAAAATCATCAGCAATCATCATTTAAATCCAGGCCAGATTAAGCAATATATGATCAATTGAACATGCCAACAAATTGATGATATTCAAATTACAGTAACTGGGGTTAGATCacattaaatttcataaattgatGCTGGGACAAAACTAATAGACGTGCCCGCTTAGTTAGGATGATTATTAGAAGATGAACAGTGTGTCAAACAGATTCGTTAATACAATACAACCATGACTTAACAAATTTGTCGCGTTGCAAAGATAGAGATTATTCATTCCTTCTTTTGTTTGGAAGGCACCCATTTGTCATGTTGCATTGAGTATTTAAGTTGTTCACAAAACATCTATCAGTATCTACGAAACACATCAGATGTGCATTTATGCACCCCTTCCCCccaaccaaaaacaaaagaacatTTCATCTATATCTATGCACACGACCGATCTCTATCCACGTCCAAAAGATGAACGACTAATCTGTATACATGCAACACAACAAATGTGTTAATGCATCATGACAAATATGTAGCTATGTAACCCCACCAAAAAACAACTTTAAGCTTTATCCACGCAACGAAAGTACAGAACAAATGTGTATCTATGTTACAACATCAAAAAAACCGACTAATTTGTATCCAGGCAACACTACAGATGTATATCTACGTAACCCCACCAGAAAAACGACTAATCCATATCCACGCAACACGAAAAAAGTGTATCTATGTAACGGTTGTATGACACCCAAATAAGttatcaaaaaaggaaaatcgaATTCAAACATAAGAGGaagtataaatgaaaattgtttTCTACTTAATTCAGAAAACAATTATGATAACTTCATCATCCAGGTCAAAGTTGAAAACAAGATATGACATAACTTTTTAATAGAACcaacaaacaacaaatattcataatttttccaCACATAAATTACCAACAATCAGTtcatgataaataaaatttataatgacAATCAAGAATGAAGCTACCTGCAAAGCTTCGACGAACTCAACCTTTTCATAAACTCCTTTCACTGAAACAGTCGAACAAACCTAGATCAGAAACACacagaaattaaataaattgagtcTTAATCAAACGAAAACCCACTTAACtaaacaaaatcatcaacaatGCACACCAAAAATAACTCGAAACACGCATGAACAACAACAACAGGAATGAAGTCGAAGAATCTGTCAATTTTTGAAGAATTTACCAAGACGATGATTAATAAAGTTGGTGCAATgaatatcaaaattgaaatgctAATAAGTTGAAAATGGCACTCACAAAATGACGTGAATTGCAAAGTAATGGATCAAACGCACCCCCTTTTAGCTATTTTCCGTCTCTCTCTGAAGAATCtctttgaagaagaagagaagaagaagcgCTGTCTGCTATTTAAAGGGAGTGGGAGTTGTTGTCCCACGACGTCGTTCTGCATTTTAGTATAGtagattgaaattttatttgggattttttattcataataaatttaattgaaggctataaatgaaattatacaGTGTTGTGCATTGTCTTATTTATAAACGCtatgaaaatgaataaacGTTGAAATATGAAACACAATTCAACTCTAATATTAAGATTACTTTTTTTGATTAGTTCAATAAAGAAGATATtgtttttgtaaattaaatttattttattatgattaattttgtaatttggatttaataacactttacattaaaaaatttattttcacaacTATTTATgcttatataaattaattgtaaaaataaagttttgaaatgaaaaatacaattaaaccaaattataaaagttaatCATAATAGAATGATTTAacttagaaaaataatttcttatttcctgaaatttttcaaaattaaaaatcattttaatagtattaaagttgaatgatatttcatttttccgtATTTGATgacatagtattaaaaatactattaaaaatagttttaatagTATTGCTTTCTACTATTTAGTTTATGCACAtaaaatcctaataaaaattcaaaatggattaaatctcataaaactaattgttattattattgttgttgttaaATTATAACTAACGGACTAGAACTGATGTTGGCGTTGTTGGTCGTTCAGTGAGACACGTATACAACCATATGTGCATGCATGAGCACTATATAGAAATTATGTCATTTCTAATCGGTATGTTATTGTGGTCCAATTAAGTTGGGTTCGAATAAATAGATCCAAAGAACAACTCAAAGATTAACTGTCAAATTCTAGGTcaacaattaataaacaaaCCGTTTTGTTAGTTAAACGACAAAGAAATTCTCCAAAATTAGGAAGTGTAACTGACAGTCTGACACCTTATTAGTCGGGTTTTGTGCCTTGGTTACTGACCAGCTTTCCGTGTTTAAATAGATAATATGCGAAAATTAGTTGCTAAATGTGTAgtaatattgtggaaaaaatCCATTTGTACAACGTCAAACTAAGTTTAAAAATCAGCcttaaaattcatgaattttaacacattttctcaattttgtctaatttggatgaaaatgtatATAAGTCACATCCGGAAAATTGTAGGACAAGACCACCCATAAAATATGTGTGTCAAATCAAAAACATATTACTCACAAATCAGAATATTTCATCacgaaaaaattgagaaaaatgtaaaaaagttttaatggctgatttttataattacaaCCGAAATTCTCAACATGTATTCTATGGCTATGTATTCCACCAAAATCATAGTATTATGTGCTTGTAAAAGCTCCAATCATCAGAAACATGGCTGCCTCTCTTCTCTCAAACCAAACAAATCAATCTCCACTAACAAATGCCACTCTTGTTCTCATCACATTTACCTTCCTTTCCCTTCTTCCTGTGCATTCAAAGAAGATCGATTTCACCGGCTCTGCAGCTCAACATCTCGATAAGTATGCCACTTCTGGTATCTTTGGTACCCTGGTAGCACAGGCCTCAGACGAGAAGCACCAGTGCACTTCACGCAGCAGCATCCTCTCAAACCATCCACACACTCCGAACAGCATCTGCATCAGATTGTATGATTATTTGACTTCATCATGGTACGCTCAAGATCACCAATCTGAGCACTAGGTACCAACAAGAAACAGAACTTACAGGAAGAGCAGGTTGCAATCAAGATTCGCACAGTTTCGGTGCCTCAACTCAGAGACTTGAGACGAGCATATGTAACATTTTGCAAATGAGTGAGACACTTGTTGCTGTGAACCGGCTTCTGGCTTGTATGTGGAAGGTGGCAGAGAGAGACGGGAGTCAAAAACAAATAGATTCCCCTCCCATCCCACAGGACCTTCGTTCTCGAGATAATGAGAGACGCCTCCCTTTAGGGTATACAATCTTTTGAAACCCTGTTGTCTGTCACAGCCAACAATTTCAGGCAAATCCAAGAAACTGAGAATGTGCAATAACCATTGGCGTTATGTTAATGTGGTTGACCTAAGAATTGTGGAGTATACATCGCAGCGAATGCCACCTGTACAGTACATCAATACATCTGTCTTCTCTTTATCAGCATCAGCTAAAGGGTCTGAAGGTCTAACCTGATTAAACAATAAAGTGCTAATATATTTAGCAGTATTATAGTAATAGAAATTCGAAGAAGCAAAGGCAAGAAACTCAGTTTTTGTTCTCATCATACATGCAACATGAAATATTCAGCAAgtggtttaattttaatagcaAGATGGAGGTGGGCTTGCCTCTGTCTCCGTTTCGGATAAGCCAAATGAAGTGCTCCTGAAGCAATCAACATCGGGACGATGAGCCCCCTTGAAGTGACCAACGTCCCATTCATAACCTAATACCACAGAAAGTCTTAACTAATTGCTAAACCAATCAAATGGGGAATGTAAGTGAAAcaataataaagctagctaaaATTTAAAGGAAAGCAAACTTGTGGAATCACATAAATCAAACAATATAGGATGAGAACAAGTGCTACTGGTATTTGTTAAAGATTACAACAATTACAAATAAGGAAACCTCAAGAACATTGTTAGCTCTacagtttattttaattgaaaaaagcACGAAGCTTTTTCTGTAACGACAAGGGAAACCTGAGGTACACATTGAGCAGAAGGCCTTAATTATGACTGGAAAAGGACTGTACCATTTCTCACATCTAGTAGCACAAAGTTGGAGTTTGATGTATCCAATGAATTTTCAATCTTGTTTGCTTCCTCCAGCTTGCTCCTCCATTCAGAAGGTGTAAGAGGTGTAGCCCGCATTGATGGGTCGAGCAAAGGGAGATGTGAAATGCCCTCTTCCAACTATCATGAGAAACAGATCTAAAGATGACTATTCTGCATTACAAATACAATGAAAATCCTACTACTTCAGCTCCTAGGATCTACATACAATCGTTGGGTTCAATTCAGGTACATCAGCACTCAAAGAATGTACAGAGCATACTACTTTTGCAAAATGAAGACAATGTGTGAGTGTCTacgtgtgtgagagagagacagGGAGAGGGGGGGGGGAGATTGGTTCGGCTAGTGGAACTTACTTGAGAGGACTATATTTGGTGTCAAAAGGTATCTCAATCAAAAGTAAGAAATTTTACAACAATGAGGCATATTATAtgctccctctgtcccattaaatatgcaacatttgtttttcggcacgagattttatgtagtgttgttttgtgagttaatgaagaaagagtaaagtaaaaaagaagaaaaagtagagagagtattgtttccatttttagaaatgtttcatttttaatgggacagacaaaaaaggaatacgtTTCATTTcaaatgggacagagggagtactattcaGCTTGCCTGCACAAGTGATGGCTTGTAACGCAATTTCAGTTTTGGGAAAGCATGGCCGTTTATGGCCGGAGAGATTTGCACCAATATGTCAGAGAACTTGGGATCTTCCTTAACCCATTCAACGTATGCAAGAGCATCTTTTGATGGTCCACTGTACTGcaatagagagagagattcaGCCAACAACAGCTCAACATATATGCTAAAAAAGAATCAGTCGAAGACAAATTAACTCTCATATAACCTCAGAGCAGCTAGCTTCAATTCAATAATCTATGATCAGAAAATCTTGCATTTTAATTGGAACTAACTAATATTGAGGACAACACACACCTGGTGAAATAACTGAGGAAAGGAAGATAAACAGAATACCTGCGCATTAATCCCTTGTTCGTTCAAGTATATGCGACCATGTATGTTACGATCCTATATTGAGCATCAAAGGCACATAGTTATTTATTGATATGGCAATGGTTCCAACATAAGTatgagaaaaaacaaaagttgAACTCATCATGTGTCAAATTAAACATATCTaattcaacaaataaacaatGTTTATCAGAAATTCTTAATCCCCCAACAAAGAGCTGATCTTACATAATGAAAGCACCCCCATCCCCCCAACTCACACAAGGGGGGCAAAAcaaagagagaagagaagaagcaACAATACACATTGGAATTTCTTGATAAGGCCAATTTTTTGGCCAAAGAACTACAAGAGATCAATGTTTCTggcaattaaattttactactacttGTAATCTCTTACATTTTCTCTGCATATATTCTATTTACTCTACAATTGGGCAAAGCTGCAGCAGATAATAATCTCAAGGACATGAGTGAACTTACATTGCAGAAAAGGGCAAAGCAAGATTCACCTAAAAATGAAtaacagagagagagaggaaacaCCTTCATAAAAAGGAGGTGCTTAGAGAGCTCCTCTTCAGGGTCTTTGACAAGCACAAAACGGTAAAAATTAACCACAATAAATTCTTCATCCTCGTATTCTTTATCAGCAGCAGCAACTGCTGCTGCCTCCAGTCTGTTGCCattggaagaagaagaaggcgcAAAAAGATCGAAACTTTTTCCataattccaataaaatcTGCACCCACCATGAATTTTACAACTGAATGAATGGATTCCAATCCCattgttgaaattaaaaatagtagtaatatttctATTAGTGGTAGTGGGTGTAGAATTGGGTCTGAATAATGGATTCCAAGGGATTAGGGCGTGGAAAGAAGCCATTTTTATGGCCACCAAATTGTTCTTGAGTTGTAAAAATGTTGATTGGTAGTGTTAAAGATGGCAAATTTGTAGCTCAAAATGTCACTCACAGCCAAACTCACTATTTTCTAGAAACATTAAATATATGCCTTCTTGTGTTGTACTACaatgaaataatttgttttattttaaattacttcTTTCGTCCCCGATAaattgtcactctttgaccggacacttattttaagaaatgtaaagaaaacttggttaaaacttaaatgttagtggaatgtgagatctactTTTTATagtgattttataataaaatgtgaatgaagtgagttagtggaatatgagatttaAAATGAGGTGAGTGAATGAAGTGAGTGAGTGAAGTGAGgtagtgaagtgtgtcaattATTGAGGAACGGACTGAAAtagaaaagagtgacaattaattagggacggagggagtattaattttgagGCAAGATGTTTTCCAAAAGTTTAAACTTTTGCATAATATAGTTACTCCAGATTTATATAACGGAAAGTATGCTATTTTAAAGTGATAAAATgttctaaaaaattataattgtaatgTCAAAGAAATTACTAgtccataaaaattaatcttaatattaaataatccaaatataaatacaaaattggtaaaataattCATCATCCTTATTAAAGAGGAActtattacaaataaataaaaactaattaagtGAACcgttcaaaatgaaaaaataaaattattttttatgaatgaataaactactaatagtataatttatactagtgtgttattttatgttatccattttgtttgatgaatactagtaatataagCATGAGTTATAACAAGCATATCATTACATGACTTGATCTTCTTCCTTTCAAAGAAAAAGCACAAATTTAAGAATTCCAGATTATGTTCTTTGTCTGAAAAAGGGACATCTTTCCGCCTAAATAATCTTTCATTTCTTCAAATGATTCCTGATGGATCCTCTCAAGCATCTAATAAGATATCCAAGAAGCCCACatgtaaaatttcataatttcccctgcatttattttccaattgaATCATGTATCAATTGTGCCATGCatgctatatatatttttgatatcTTTTCATGGTGGtttgtcaaaaaaatattgtcttTTGCAGATTCAAGATTTACTCAGCAAGATCTCCCTGCCTGGAAACCGATTCTTACTCCTGCATTGGTATGTTTTCTCAACCTTTGTTCATTCATCATAGATTTGTTGGTGTGTGCAAATCAATGCTAATTTGTCTGTgatcacttttttcttttgcatttcTTGTTTAGGTGATTGCAACTCTCGTATGCCTCGCCATAATCTTCATTCCGATCGGTCTGTTCTCTCTTTCCGCATCAAAAAATGTAATTGTTCATCATCTGCAAGATTGTCTTATTCTTTCCAATTGTCATGAATATATGCATACATATCTTATTCAGACActtatatgtatgtatgtaggTAGTTGAGGTGGTGGACCGTTATGACGACGCGTGCATCCCATCACCAAACCAGAAGGTTGGCTACATCAAAGATCCTGCAACAAACAAAACCTGCATCAGGAGCATCACTGTAATCtcctctcattttcatttttcaacatttatta is drawn from Salvia hispanica cultivar TCC Black 2014 chromosome 6, UniMelb_Shisp_WGS_1.0, whole genome shotgun sequence and contains these coding sequences:
- the LOC125192853 gene encoding LOW QUALITY PROTEIN: putative E3 ubiquitin-protein ligase RF4 (The sequence of the model RefSeq protein was modified relative to this genomic sequence to represent the inferred CDS: inserted 1 base in 1 codon) gives rise to the protein MEWSKDTIKKHDKELRGFDWDNPVACHIEELLTKHLSAILCSSVKKIVESGYTKEVAERAILYSSLFKGSKDIAFNVVDSALTILKREREMSIAMKFPVFERLQSLVDYTLLEMICVLREVRPSLSASEAMWRLLISDLSLVHACVADRGTVRGSCSQEASGDSQTLPQAKDYFSSIRFDETMQECIIEDIKDEAIRILVPHKCKIEKEIQGWTEWANEKVMQAAQRLGKDRAELKMFMQKKEEKEKLKEEKQALVDSTIKQLSEMEYAMTNATGQIQVDNCTIARLKEEXDLLMNDMEAAKLQAMRVATNLHSATEREQGTLREMQSLDAERAIIQDQLTDLKHQITALNNRLEKARGRKDQFKALWKQEEMENTITQKKIDSLRRRLEEEEAAIKIEAESIKQAAEKEMQKCTEDIKRLQKMVMELSLESEKPMIAAFNMGFPGSGSRLPNATERLAVFQGNFNEAPDVKPERESVMCLSNEIAVVFIPCAHQVLCAKCNVIHEKRGMTDCPSCRTAIQKRVSVSYRPE
- the LOC125194373 gene encoding rhodanese-like domain-containing protein 8, chloroplastic, whose product is MASFHALIPWNPLFRPNSTPTTTNRNITTIFNFNNGIGIHSFSCKIHGGCRFYWNYGKSFDLFAPSSSSNGNRLEAAAVAAADKEYEDEEFIVVNFYRFVLVKDPEEELSKHLLFMKDRNIHGRIYLNEQGINAQYSGPSKDALAYVEWVKEDPKFSDILVQISPAINGHAFPKLKLRYKPSLVQLEEGISHLPLLDPSMRATPLTPSEWRSKLEEANKIENSLDTSNSNFVLLDVRNGYEWDVGHFKGAHRPDVDCFRSTSFGLSETETEVRPSDPLADADKEKTDVLMYCTGGIRCDVYSTILRQQGFKRLYTLKGGVSHYLENEGPVGWEGNLFVFDSRLSLPPSTYKPEAGSQQQVSHSFAKCYICSSQVSELRHRNCANLDCNLLFLCCSECVDGLRGCCCVKCTGASRLRPVLPGYQRYQKWHTYRDVELQSR